A genomic segment from Nicotiana sylvestris chromosome 1, ASM39365v2, whole genome shotgun sequence encodes:
- the LOC138872538 gene encoding uncharacterized protein: protein MKKFVDYKQRSTYYRVGEMVMVKFNPRQFKALRGMHQNLIRKYEGPFKIVAKVGKIIYKLYMTSHPKIYPVFHAIMLKPYHEDKDDPSRGQSSRAPMTITASHGREIEAIIDYKARRKQGQKSTAMYLIH, encoded by the coding sequence atgaagaagtttgtGGACTATAAGCAGCGTTCCACATACTATAGAGTTGGGGAGATGGTCATGGTGAAGTTTAACCCAAGACAGTTCAAGGCACTACGGGGTATGCATCAGAATCTAATTCGCAAGTAtgaggggccatttaagatcGTCGCCAAGGTAGGCAAGATCATATACAAGCTTTACATGACATCGCATCCTAAGATCTACCCTGTCTTCCATGCCATCATGCTTAAgccatatcatgaagataaggatgatcCGAGTAGGGGACAATCAAGTCGGGCACCAATGACTATCACTGCCTCACATGGTAGGGAGATTGAGGCTATCATAGATTACAAGGCCAGGCGAAAACAAGGGCAAAAATCCACCGCTATGTACCTCATCCATTAG